In the Topomyia yanbarensis strain Yona2022 chromosome 3, ASM3024719v1, whole genome shotgun sequence genome, one interval contains:
- the LOC131687929 gene encoding uncharacterized protein LOC131687929, whose amino-acid sequence MDSICLQCSEPVTTLNQLKCQGFCDRIMHLSCSTLTRPKLDMINDSANIFWLCDSCVDLMKSSAVNAAFTALSEAFRLLTDTHKTALEALKAEMEKTRKSVESATTLPATPISWPVPNRAGAKRARESEDDKSLSKSDVPSLTCGKKKGDVAKVPTITVQPATSKCWIYLSRIATTVSEDEVGAMVKECLSTDDPVEVKKLVKKDANLSGLNFISFKIGVDPKLREMALNAETWPDGMYFREFIDFRQERTNDGKQGFRKTPRLG is encoded by the coding sequence ATGGATTCGATCTGCCTGCAGTGCTCCGAGCCGGTAACCACTTTGAATCAGCTGAAATGCCAAGGATTCTGCGACAGAATCATGCATCTATCGTGTTCAACGCTCACTCGTCCAAAATTGGACATGATTAACGACTCAGCGAATATATTCTGGCTCTGCGACAGCTGtgtggatttgatgaaatcctccgcAGTGAATGCAGCTTTTACAGCATTGAGCGAAGCGTTCCGTTTGCTGACCGACACACATAAAACAGCGCTTGAAGCATTAAAGGCTGAAATGGAGAAAACCAGAAAATCAGTGGAATCCGCAACGACATTGCCTGCTACTCCCATATCATGGCCCGTTCCAAATAGAGCTGGAGCCAAACGTGCTCGCGAGTCCGAGGATGATAAATCTCTTTCTAAATCCGATGTCCCCAGCCTAACGTGTGGCAAGAAAAAGGGTGATGTAGCAAAGGTACCCACAATCACTGTTCAACCCGCTACTAGTAAATGCTGGATTTATTTGTCGCGAATTGCCACCACCGTTTCTGAAGACGAGGTTGGTGCTATGGTTAAGGAGTGCCTTTCAACAGACGATCCGGTCGAAGTGAAGAAGTTAGTGAAAAAAGACGCAAATTTGAGCGGGCttaatttcatttctttcaaaattggtgttgacccTAAACTTCGTGAAATGGCCCTCAATGCCGAAACTTGGCCGGATGGGATGTATTTCCGCGAGTTCATCGACTTTCGGCAAGAACGTACTAATGACGGGAAGCAGGGGTTTCGGAAAACACCTCGACTGGGATAA